In Rhodospirillales bacterium RIFCSPLOWO2_02_FULL_58_16, a genomic segment contains:
- a CDS encoding transcriptional regulator, with protein MAAAKKKDHWIGFDLGGTKMLACVYGNDFVVKGRKRKKTKAHIGAEAGLQRMIKTINEALVDAGVAPDRLAGIGIGCPGPLDLDRGIVLETPNMGWKNVPVAKVIRAAFNCPVVIANDVDAGVYGEYRFGAARGARCVVGVFPGTGIGGGCVYEGSIIRGKIGSCMEIGHLPVTADGPLCGCGRRGCLETYAARPAIAAACAAAARRGEAPRLMEAADGDMNDIRSGAIAASIRAGDAAVERIVREAARRIGWSMAGVVNLLAPDVVLLGGGLVEAMPDIFRSEIESAIKARVMSSMEGIFKVAVAELGGDAGVTGMAAWAEYIVENRGDGS; from the coding sequence ATGGCGGCGGCGAAAAAGAAAGACCACTGGATCGGTTTTGATCTTGGCGGCACCAAGATGCTGGCCTGCGTCTACGGCAACGATTTCGTCGTCAAGGGCCGGAAACGCAAAAAGACCAAAGCCCATATCGGCGCCGAAGCCGGCTTGCAGCGCATGATCAAGACCATCAACGAGGCCCTCGTCGACGCCGGAGTCGCCCCCGACCGGTTGGCCGGAATCGGCATCGGCTGTCCGGGGCCGCTCGACCTGGATCGCGGCATAGTGCTCGAAACTCCCAACATGGGATGGAAAAATGTCCCCGTCGCAAAGGTCATCCGCGCCGCCTTTAATTGTCCCGTCGTCATCGCCAATGACGTGGACGCCGGGGTCTACGGCGAATACCGCTTCGGCGCCGCCAGGGGGGCGCGTTGCGTGGTCGGCGTCTTCCCCGGAACCGGCATCGGCGGCGGTTGCGTCTACGAAGGGTCGATCATTCGCGGCAAGATCGGATCATGCATGGAAATCGGCCACCTGCCGGTGACCGCCGACGGCCCGCTTTGCGGCTGTGGGCGGCGCGGCTGCCTGGAGACCTACGCCGCCCGTCCGGCTATTGCCGCCGCCTGCGCCGCCGCCGCCCGCCGGGGCGAGGCTCCGCGCCTGATGGAAGCCGCCGACGGCGACATGAATGACATCCGCAGCGGCGCCATCGCCGCTTCCATAAGGGCCGGGGACGCGGCTGTCGAGCGCATCGTCCGCGAGGCGGCGCGGCGCATCGGATGGAGCATGGCCGGGGTTGTCAATCTGCTGGCCCCGGACGTGGTGCTGCTCGGCGGCGGATTGGTCGAGGCGATGCCCGACATCTTCCGCTCCGAAATCGAATCCGCCATCAAGGCCCGCGTCATGTCATCCATGGAGGGAATCTTCAAGGTCGCCGTCGCCGAACTGGGCGGCGACGCCGGCGTCACCGGCATGGCCGCCTGGGCCGAATATATCGTCGAGAACAGAGGTGATGGTTCATAA
- a CDS encoding 7-cyano-7-deazaguanine synthase QueC gives MREKTKAVVLLSGGLDSATVLAIAMNMGFEAHALTFRYGQRHSLEIEAARAVAAAAGAAEHKIVDIGPEAFHGSALTDGVEAPKGRSDEEMKSGVPVTYVPARNVIFLSYALGWAEVMAADDIFIGVNALDYSGYPDCRPEFIAAFQAMADLATKAAVEGGRKTTIHAPLINLTKGQIIIRGLELGVDYGLTLSCYDPGPRAVPCGECDACRLRRKGFAEAGLADPADTP, from the coding sequence ATGAGAGAAAAAACAAAGGCCGTGGTGCTGCTCAGCGGAGGACTGGATTCCGCCACCGTGCTGGCCATCGCCATGAACATGGGGTTTGAGGCCCATGCCCTGACCTTCCGCTATGGTCAGCGCCACAGCCTGGAGATTGAGGCGGCCCGCGCCGTCGCCGCCGCCGCCGGCGCCGCTGAACACAAGATCGTCGATATCGGCCCGGAAGCCTTTCACGGCTCGGCGCTGACCGACGGCGTAGAGGCGCCCAAGGGACGCTCGGATGAGGAAATGAAATCCGGCGTGCCGGTGACTTATGTTCCGGCGCGCAACGTCATCTTTCTTTCCTATGCGCTGGGCTGGGCCGAGGTGATGGCCGCCGATGACATCTTCATCGGCGTCAACGCGCTGGACTATAGCGGTTACCCCGATTGTCGCCCTGAATTCATCGCCGCCTTTCAGGCAATGGCCGATCTCGCCACCAAGGCCGCCGTCGAAGGAGGGCGCAAAACCACCATCCATGCGCCGCTGATCAACCTCACCAAGGGGCAAATCATCATTCGGGGCCTGGAACTCGGCGTTGACTACGGTTTGACCTTGAGCTGCTATGATCCCGGCCCCCGCGCCGTCCCCTGCGGCGAATGCGACGCTTGCCGTCTGCGTCGCAAGGGCTTCGCGGAGGCGGGGCTTGCCGACCCGGCTGATACGCCATGA
- a CDS encoding 7-carboxy-7-deazaguanine synthase → MSYAVKEMFYSLQGEGAQSGRAAVFCRFAGCNLWSGREDDRASATCSFCDTDFIGVDGGGGGRFRTADKLARAAFALWPKTTTGRPMVVCTGGEPFLQLDKKLIAAFHDAGFEVAAETNGALPAPDGLDWVCVSPKAGSNLVLTAGDELKLVYPQPDADPRWYENLDFRHFFLQPMDGAELAKNTESAMRFCLERPKWRLSLQIQKQLGIR, encoded by the coding sequence ATGAGCTACGCCGTAAAAGAAATGTTTTATTCCCTTCAAGGCGAAGGGGCGCAAAGCGGACGCGCCGCCGTCTTTTGCCGCTTTGCCGGCTGCAACCTGTGGTCGGGCCGGGAAGATGACCGGGCCTCGGCGACATGCTCCTTTTGCGACACCGATTTTATCGGCGTTGACGGCGGCGGCGGCGGGCGCTTCAGGACGGCGGACAAACTGGCCCGCGCCGCGTTCGCCCTGTGGCCGAAGACAACAACGGGCCGACCGATGGTGGTGTGCACCGGCGGCGAACCTTTTCTTCAACTCGATAAAAAACTGATCGCCGCTTTTCATGACGCCGGTTTTGAAGTCGCCGCCGAGACCAACGGCGCCCTGCCCGCGCCGGACGGGCTGGACTGGGTCTGCGTCAGCCCCAAGGCCGGGAGCAACCTTGTCCTGACCGCCGGCGATGAGCTAAAGCTGGTTTATCCCCAGCCGGACGCCGATCCCCGATGGTATGAAAACCTTGACTTCCGGCACTTCTTCCTTCAGCCCATGGACGGCGCGGAATTGGCGAAGAACACCGAATCGGCCATGCGCTTCTGTCTGGAGCGTCCCAAGTGGCGTCTTAGTCTGCAAATACAGAAACAACTCGGCATCAGATAA
- a CDS encoding 6-carboxytetrahydropterin synthase QueD, with protein sequence MDIYKTFTFEAAHRLPNLPANHKCSRLHGHSFQAEIHVAGDLDPKLGWVMDFADVKEAYEPIRLRLDHYYLNDIEGLENPTSEIIARWIWRNLKPRLPKLSKVAIRETCTAGCVYAGEDENLNPQ encoded by the coding sequence ATGGACATCTACAAGACATTCACCTTCGAGGCGGCTCATCGTCTGCCCAACCTGCCTGCAAACCACAAGTGCTCGCGGCTGCACGGCCATTCATTCCAGGCCGAGATTCACGTCGCCGGCGATCTTGACCCCAAGCTCGGCTGGGTGATGGACTTTGCCGACGTCAAGGAAGCCTATGAACCCATCCGCCTGCGGCTGGACCACTACTATCTCAACGACATCGAAGGGCTGGAGAATCCCACCAGCGAAATTATCGCCCGCTGGATATGGCGAAACCTGAAACCCCGCCTGCCCAAACTGTCCAAGGTGGCGATCCGCGAAACCTGCACCGCAGGCTGCGTCTATGCGGGCGAGGACGAGAATCTAAACCCCCAGTAA
- a CDS encoding tRNA epoxyqueuosine(34) reductase QueG → MKKAKQAIRAEASALGFDAVAFCAAVDAPDDEANRRHLKAYLARGNHGSMEWMAETAGRRSTPTALWPEAQNIIVLGVNYGPEGDPRQAHGDPAKGAVSVYAQGHEYQDVIKKRLKHLARWMVKTYACQVKVFVDTAPVMEKPLAARAGLGWQGKHTCLVSPEFGSWLFLAEIFTTLELEPDKAGVDRCGSCRACIDACPTGALYEPYRLDARRCISCLTIEHKDSIDLELAARMGNRVFGCDDCLAACPWNKFATPTGEGKFQPREGAADLSLAELATLDDAAFRRRFAKSPLKRTGRDRMVRNALIAVGNSGDPSLAKIAEKLLNDDSALVREAAERALERF, encoded by the coding sequence ATGAAAAAAGCGAAACAAGCCATTCGCGCCGAAGCATCGGCGCTGGGCTTTGACGCCGTGGCCTTTTGCGCCGCCGTCGATGCGCCCGACGACGAGGCTAACCGCCGCCATTTGAAGGCTTATCTGGCGCGAGGAAATCACGGCTCGATGGAGTGGATGGCCGAAACCGCCGGGCGTCGCTCAACGCCGACCGCCTTGTGGCCGGAGGCGCAGAACATCATTGTGCTGGGGGTTAATTACGGACCTGAAGGCGATCCCCGGCAGGCCCATGGCGATCCGGCCAAGGGCGCGGTCAGCGTTTACGCCCAAGGGCATGAATATCAGGACGTTATCAAGAAACGTCTCAAGCATCTGGCTCGTTGGATGGTCAAGACCTACGCCTGCCAAGTCAAGGTGTTCGTCGATACGGCGCCGGTAATGGAGAAGCCGTTGGCGGCGCGGGCCGGTCTGGGCTGGCAAGGCAAACACACCTGTCTGGTCTCGCCTGAGTTCGGCTCATGGCTGTTCCTTGCCGAGATATTCACCACTCTCGAACTGGAGCCGGACAAGGCGGGGGTTGATCGGTGCGGTTCGTGTCGGGCCTGCATCGACGCCTGTCCCACCGGCGCCCTTTACGAGCCGTATCGTTTGGATGCCCGACGCTGCATCTCCTGCCTGACTATCGAACATAAGGACTCCATCGATCTCGAATTGGCGGCAAGGATGGGCAATCGCGTCTTCGGTTGCGACGACTGTCTGGCGGCGTGTCCGTGGAACAAGTTCGCTACGCCGACCGGAGAGGGAAAATTTCAGCCCAGGGAGGGCGCCGCCGACCTCTCTCTGGCCGAGTTGGCGACGCTGGATGACGCCGCCTTCCGTCGTCGCTTCGCTAAAAGCCCCCTCAAGCGCACCGGCCGGGACCGGATGGTACGCAACGCCCTGATCGCCGTCGGCAACAGCGGCGACCCTTCTCTTGCCAAGATTGCCGAGAAGTTGCTGAATGACGATTCAGCCCTGGTGCGCGAGGCGGCCGAACGGGCGCTGGAACGATTTTAA
- a CDS encoding YgiQ family radical SAM protein, protein MIKAKNLFGYRPYWARRFGVAPFLPMSRDEMDRLGWDSCDIILVTGDAYVDHPSFGMAIIGRLLEAQGFRVGIIAQPDWSNAEAFTTLGPPNLMWGVTSGNMDSMVNRYTADRRLRHNDSYTPEDEGGKRPDRAVIVYAQRCREAFHDVPIVIGGIEASLRRVAHYDYWSDKVRRSILIDSKADLLVYGNAERAIVEIAHRTAKGIAPKNMRDIRGVAFACNSMNGAECAAVIRLPGYDEVTAKPELYAHASRILHQESNAGNAHALIQNQGGREIWLTQPPIPLTTPEMDGVYDLPYARAPHPAYAGRRIPAWEMIRFSVNIMRGCFGGCTFCSITEHEGRVVQNRSPDSIIKEIKDIRDKVEGFTGHISDLGGPTANMYRMACKDDDIQAVCRRLSCVYPVICRNLDIDHGPLIELYRKARAVDGVKKVHIASGLRYDLAAESPAYVKELVTHHVGGYLKIAPEHTEPGPLSKMMKPGIGAYDRFKRMFDQAAKKAGKEYYLIPYFIAAHPGTTDEDMMNLAMWLKNNNLRADQVQTFLPSPMSLATAMYYSGRNPLKPVRRNAGEEVKTAKGLKQRRLHKAFLRYHDAENWPQIRESLKKMGRQDLIGPGKKHLVPAWQPKGTGGDGGEGTRTGRKHGAQKFLTRHADKAEKH, encoded by the coding sequence ATGATCAAGGCGAAGAATCTTTTCGGCTATCGCCCTTATTGGGCGCGGCGTTTCGGCGTTGCGCCGTTTTTGCCCATGTCGCGGGACGAGATGGACAGGCTGGGCTGGGATTCATGCGACATCATCCTGGTGACCGGCGACGCCTACGTCGATCACCCCAGCTTCGGCATGGCCATCATCGGCCGTTTGCTGGAAGCCCAGGGGTTTCGCGTCGGCATTATCGCCCAGCCCGACTGGTCGAACGCCGAGGCCTTCACGACGCTGGGACCGCCCAACCTGATGTGGGGCGTGACCTCCGGCAACATGGATTCGATGGTCAATCGCTACACCGCCGACCGCCGTCTGCGCCACAACGACAGCTATACGCCGGAAGATGAGGGCGGCAAGCGCCCGGATCGCGCCGTCATCGTCTACGCCCAGCGTTGCCGCGAGGCTTTTCACGATGTCCCCATCGTCATCGGCGGGATCGAGGCGTCGCTGCGCCGCGTCGCCCATTATGACTACTGGTCGGATAAAGTGCGGCGCTCCATCCTGATCGACAGCAAGGCCGACCTGCTGGTTTACGGCAACGCCGAGCGCGCCATAGTCGAAATCGCACACAGAACGGCCAAGGGAATCGCGCCGAAGAATATGCGCGACATTCGCGGCGTCGCCTTTGCCTGCAATTCAATGAACGGCGCGGAATGCGCCGCCGTGATTCGCCTGCCGGGTTACGACGAAGTGACGGCAAAACCTGAGCTGTATGCCCATGCGTCGCGCATCCTGCATCAGGAAAGCAACGCCGGCAACGCCCATGCGTTGATTCAGAATCAGGGCGGGCGGGAGATATGGCTCACCCAGCCGCCCATTCCCCTGACGACGCCGGAGATGGACGGCGTTTACGACCTGCCCTATGCCCGTGCGCCGCACCCGGCATATGCCGGAAGGCGCATCCCGGCATGGGAGATGATCCGTTTTTCCGTCAACATCATGCGCGGCTGTTTCGGCGGCTGTACGTTCTGCTCCATCACCGAACACGAAGGCCGCGTCGTTCAAAACCGTTCGCCGGACTCGATCATCAAGGAAATAAAAGACATCCGCGACAAGGTGGAAGGTTTCACCGGCCATATCTCGGACCTCGGCGGGCCGACGGCCAATATGTACCGTATGGCCTGCAAGGACGACGATATCCAGGCCGTATGCCGCCGCTTGTCGTGCGTTTATCCGGTCATTTGCCGTAATCTGGACATCGACCACGGCCCGCTTATCGAACTTTACCGAAAAGCCCGCGCCGTTGACGGCGTCAAAAAGGTGCATATAGCGTCCGGGTTACGCTACGATCTGGCGGCGGAAAGCCCCGCCTATGTCAAGGAACTGGTCACTCACCATGTCGGCGGCTACCTGAAAATCGCCCCGGAACATACCGAGCCGGGTCCGTTGTCCAAAATGATGAAGCCGGGCATCGGCGCTTACGACCGCTTCAAGAGAATGTTCGATCAGGCGGCGAAGAAAGCCGGCAAGGAGTACTACCTGATCCCGTACTTCATCGCCGCCCACCCCGGCACGACCGACGAAGACATGATGAATCTGGCCATGTGGTTGAAGAACAACAACCTGCGCGCCGATCAGGTGCAGACCTTTCTGCCCTCGCCCATGAGTCTGGCCACCGCCATGTATTATTCCGGGCGCAACCCGCTCAAGCCGGTGCGCCGCAACGCCGGCGAAGAGGTAAAGACCGCCAAAGGATTAAAACAGCGCCGATTGCACAAGGCTTTCCTACGCTATCACGACGCTGAAAACTGGCCGCAGATTCGGGAGTCGCTGAAAAAAATGGGCCGTCAGGACTTGATCGGACCCGGCAAGAAACATCTGGTCCCCGCATGGCAGCCCAAGGGCACAGGCGGCGACGGCGGCGAGGGAACGCGCACCGGACGCAAGCACGGCGCACAGAAATTTCTTACCCGACACGCCGACAAAGCCGAAAAACATTAA